The genomic DNA aaattaatctaatcgagaaaaaataaatatatattatatatatattatatatatgataagataatatattatatgtattatatatatatgtattaatatatatatgtagtactatgtatgtatgtatgtatgtatgtattttatatatatatatattatatacatataataatacattcatatttttttgttattttcatatttattttatttttttgtgcaTAATCATAgcacataataaaataatattatatatacaataatatttatacatatatatatcatacatgtattttttataattttttttttttttttaaataattattttgtaaataattgtaataataatgtatatatatataaaaataattatatttttgtaattattttatattcacagcaccaaaaattaaaagaatattattttttacatatatatgactTTTGACtaagatttatataaaaaaaacaaaaacaaaaccCAAAAGATTTGTTTAGATGAATATAATTtagtatataaatacaaatattatatatttttttttaaataagtcTATCCcccaataataaaaaaaaaaaaaaaaattaaaacaatataatttattattatatataatatatatatatcatagtgcacgtatttctttttttttttttttttttttttttttatatataaaccaGCTTTTGTTctgttttttaaaaataatttttattgtcTTATTTATGTACAAATTCAAAAAAAggaatgtttttttttttttttttatataataataataatatatatatttattatataataaatagtaATATCTTCATGGTTTTAAAAAACcattgaaaaataatatatatatatatatatatatatatgtacttgtcaaatgaatttattatatataatatgtattttatttataatataaatttatcgGGAGGGGGGAAGcgtacataaaaataaattattattatattatatatattataatgtatataataatattataattttgttctaaatattataataatatattatattatatataattataataatatatattttttatgtacttatttttgtatattattatatatataatattataactcGGTTATATGGTTAgaataaattatttctaGATTTTTTCTgcattcatataataataatatatatatatattaatattatatatgtaaatttttttttttttttttttcctcatataacatcttttaaaataaatattactaaaatgtttatatatatatatatatattttttattatacaatattacaaaaaaaaaaaaaaaataaaaaaaatattaatatatattatatgtatatatatttttttctttttttacataatttaaatatataaaatatcataatgataaataaatatatattttccctTGAAaggataattatataataaaaaaagtaattcCCTGAagcttattttttttttatatttgtaagaataaataatcatatatataaataataaaataataataatttataatttatatagtCAACATATTTTGCACAATTTAATGAAACttataatttcatttaaaataaatataaatacaatacaatatgatacaaataaaatataaaatattaccttatcaatattaatatttccaatgttattaatttattatgagaagtaaaaataaaaataaacatgtATCATCAAATAATTTCTTATCCATTGAATGCTAAAGAGATTTTATTATACTGATCTTAATCTTGTCATTagataaaatgaaaagagtacacaatatatatatatattattattattatattttttttgttccatGGGCTATTATTAATTTACTTTTTCTCTTAAAGGTTATCCATAAGAAATATTActaaaaaatacattaaagatattattatatacctctcatttaattttatgaaaGTTATTAAATCATAAAATTACTTAACAgtgaattataaaaacatattaacAAATAGTTTACTTATTATGTTATTTctcttaatattttattttatgaacTTAAAGTTAAAATAAGTATCATTTTAATGGGAATTGTCccaattatttaaaaattaattaatatatatatatattttttttttgtttaccTTTTtgccatatatatataaaaaaaaataatataatataatcacgagtaaaaacaaaaaaattaaaataaaagactaattgttatatatatataaatatatatattatacatactataaaaaaataataaaatgaaaaaaaaaaaaaaaaaatgacaaaTGTATAAGcctgtatatattatatatatatatatatatatatatatatatatatatttatatgtatatacataaattttaAAGATAACAAAGTTTACGTGCACATTGCAAGgggatttaataaataaataaaaatatatacttatatatatatatatatctaattttatattgttatgAATTTATTTTACATGACTTGCAAAGTGTTGGATTCTATACATCCAAgatattcattattaattGTTGCTATGGCAAACATATTTGATAAATCATATCGTATACCCTGTAATTTTATGCGAACTGTTGTCTGGGGTTTTATGTTATAATCCCCTGATGAAAAACATGGGTAATGTGAATCCTCAGAATACTCGAAATATTTTGGAATTGCCGTTcttgatataaatatttttaatggaCCTGCCTGAGCAAAAAAACCTAACTTGTTCACGTCCGTTACAATGGCATCCAAAACCTTCAaattggaaaaaaaaaaaaaaaaataaaataaaataaaataaaataaatatataaaaaaatgatatgaacgtgttcataaaaatatcaaaatgttcgttaaattatatgaacgtgttcataaaaatatcaaaatgttcattaaattatatgaacatgttcataaaaatatcaaaatgtTCATACAAAGTTTAACACTcccacatatatacatatatatatatatatatatatttatttatttatttattttatttacctCATCTTTGAAGGGCTTAAAAACAATGGCTTGATATTTAACCTTAACTACAATCATACCAGTTCCATCCTGAACTCGCCCAGGTTCACTATGAATTATTCTAATAACACAAATAACATATCCATATTTCACACTACATTGACCTTCTACACTATTTCTTAACATATCTTCAATATATTGTTGATATCTAGGGCCTAGCTGGCTCGGTTTAATGATTACATTTTTCCATTCTTCAATAACaaaatacattttaatatGGAATGAGCATAACTACAAGTGTAAATGGTTTTACAATATTTtgatatgtatgtatttttattttttaaatattatcaaaatgaattgcaataaaaaaatacagaCTTGATACAATcacttattttattattttaacataGTGAAATGTATAGGCAcagtgtttttttttttttttttttttttttataataagcaataaaagagaataaaatgaacaaataaaaatatatatatatatatatatatatatatatatatatatgtatgtatgaatatatttatttataagtatcacaaaaaaattaaatagataaataaacaaaatataacataacatatatataatgttcttaaaattatttcttataatttaaattatacgTCTCAacattatgatatatttttatataacaacaAATAttctacttttttttttgaaggaTGCAGTTTAAAATACATttagaatatttatttaaaaaaaaaaaaatatatatatggaatgaaaaaaaaagtacttatatataatatatatatttttttttacctctaatatgaaattattttatatttattatataaattaaaaaaaatatatatatatatatcataattacaagatttatattaatgtataaattatcttcaaaatataattttttttttttttttttttttttttttttttttttttctctatggatatgaaaaattattttggATTCtgatttacatatatattattttatagtgCGTGTTGTAAATAGGAAGATTATtaagtttattatatataaaataaatggactataaataaattatataaatttatatttatatattaatatacatttaaaaaaaaatgtaaaattagaaaactaaaaaaattttttttttatgataagaaaataaccttttatatatgtatattataagaaCAATATGTTTCTTGACATATATAAGATAactatatatcatatatatttatatgtgtatattttacTGAGCATATTTGTATAATGGCAATAACAGCAGGAAAGTGTTGTAAACATATTAGGAAATATTTTACGAatggattaaaaaaaaacagtcttccatattttatgtattgtAAAAACAAGCCGTTTTTAATGAACTCTAAATTTGTtcagaaatataaattagaTAGTGTACCTAAGAATGTTATAAATAggttataacaaaaaaaaaaaaaacaaaaatatatatatataaatgaattcttaaatatatgtttgtatatatatatatacttatttatGAACTTTCATTCAAAATTATTCATCAGGTATGTACAAGATAAGAGAAGGTTGAAGAACGACGACATTGATTGatcacatatacatatatatatatatatatatattttataaaaatcaaaCACTGATAACAAAGATTATAACCTACTTGTTAACTTTATAAAACGTGTTATGCCTTTTTCtttacattttaatttttttgttatatttctttttcttgctttttttttttttttttatgttaaccATTCTTTTCtcaaaatttttttgattaaatatttcttaataaaaaaatccaTACCTAGATATTGAACAGCTTCAATTTCAAATTTGTAATTTATTCTGTCCATTtgaattatttcattttttaattgtgatgtagataaaaaatttttattatttattaaattttgaagaatattcttttcttttttagtAAGTGTTATAAGACTTTCCTTTGGAAAAAACATAATATCATTTGAGCACATACCAATccatttcatatttttacaagcatataaatattctttatcAATTGATTTTATTCCTTccttataatttaaaaatattttaattccaTGAGGGTCGAAATCTCCAACATAAACACACTTAAATGTTTATCAAAAGGAATGAGAAAAGATTAATGTATAAAAACAAcacattcatatatatacatatatatgtatatatattgtgtgtatatttatgtattgtAGTTTTATGAAAGGGTAGCTAGCCATTTCATACTTTAGCTAGCTAAAATGTTATTACCTCCAATTGAAAAGTATGCATAAGTTCACACACAATTTTTCTAGTTGATAAATCTGGAAAACCTTTACCAGTAATTAAAATACAAGGAAGTAtctttaaaagaaataaataaagattataaaggtttatattatatcaaatatatatatatatatatatatatatatatgttttttttttttttttttttttttttttttttttttttgtgtttacgttccatattttattttcgcAAAGTTTTTGATAAACTGAATATTTTTCCACaactattatataatttgccATGCTTTCGATTTTATCAacatttaaaagaaattcaTTGGTCATTAATCCATTTTCTAAAAAGTCAAGGGATAACCATAcaaacatacatacataaatatatatatatatgtatatattatttgttaatttatttttgttaataCCATGTTCGCTAagatttaatatttcatatccCTTTTTAAGAATTAGCAACCCAGCTATACAACCTGTAAACAcaataaaaattttcttatataaaatttttaataaacacattttatttatatatctgtTTATCAAACCTTTTTCTgatgcatatatatttaatgatgATCTTTCATATCCCAAAATATTACAAACATCCTATATTgcaacataataatatatatgtatgtatattattacatttttttttaactctTTGGATATAGTCTTTACTTTAATATGCTTGTTTGTCTGGTTCTGCTcactaaaaatattataaaacttgtaatatatttctctCTGTGTACAGCTTTTAtcctatataaatatatggatataattattatattttatatgttcttttttttttttataaaattcataCTTTTGCCACACcttcataattatttcatTCACAAGCTCTACTACAGACAGAgctaaaataaaaatatatatatatatatatatatgtgttcacatttatatatatattcatttaaacaCAACGTTTTACTTCTACAGAGGTTTATTAGTTTCTTATCAAATAACTTGcttgaatattttttgtctgagttatttttaaatatatcaacATTAATGTCTAAGAACCACGCAAATATGTGAAGCACAAAATCTTCAATTGCTATATAAGAAGggagaaagaaaaaagaagaaaaaaatatattaataaagtaTGAAAGgaatataattatcttttcattttcttatGCTGTAGTTCTAACACCTTCAAGAATGGCCTTCTTATTAACCGTATTAcaattcatcatttttaaaaataaaaataatgttctatatatttaaaatattttgtattacatatattattttatattatttcatattatttatttatgttattttttttattttatttttttaaatttaaaaagaatgcaagaaaaataaaacaaaaacaagTTTTACAAATAAGAACTATAGatcataaaagaaaatatatacatacatatatatatatatatatatatatatttagtataatttaaaagaagaagaaaaaaaaataataataataactacCCTTGTAAAATGTGTcatgatatatatgtatatacaacTCTTAAATCAAattcaaaaagaaaataaaagataaaatacatacacatatatacatatatatatatatatatatatatatatatattttcatgtcccgtttcattattataatattaatatagacTTGTTTGCTTCATAATACTTAAAAATTCCTCTTGACTTATTTCTCCATCCATGTCTTTATCAAATTCATCTATCATGGCTTGCAATTCATCATCAGATAAATTTTCTCCCtataaaatgagaaaaaaaaaaaaaaaaaaaaaaaaagtaaatataataacaacaataataataataataatattttgttatattattcttttttgtttcattttatttatatgtcatTTATGTTTACTAGTTCTCTTGACACTCTTCTAagattttttaaagaaatttttcctacaacaaaaatatatatatatatatatatatatatatatatatatatatatatatatgtagcatatatttatatataatgtatcccttaatatatttaccagtatcatcatcatcaaaCAATTTGAAGGCTTTTATGATTTCTTCTGTTGGGTCTCTTTCACTAATTTTTTGGGTcacttcaaaaaaaaaaaaaaataaaatataaatatatatagtatcaatgggaaatatttttttttttctttaaaatttatGAATGATCAGGAACAAAATAGAATCTCATCTTTcaaaatacatatacacTGTTAacattatgatatatatatatatatttttacttatGTCTAAGAAATCATTATAGTCAATATGACCAGAATTTGTTTTATCATATTCTCTCATCAACTCTAATACGTCTGCTTTCTTTATATCAAATCCAAGAGCTCGAATGGCTacctattaaaaaaaaaaaaaaaaaatatatatatatatatataattttactcATACACCCTTCCCTTTCTGATACACATAAATTTACATGAATGGcactttataaaattatatatatatatatatatatatatatttttttgttgtgcTTACTTTTAACTCATGATAATCAATTTTTCCTGTTTTTTCTGTATCAAATAAATCAAAAGcttcttttatttcatttttttgttcatctGTTATTTCGTTACGTCCCCTTCTTCGATTGCTGCTGATTGGTCTGTTAGTAATTGCTCTGGGAGTAAAGCTCACAGATTCGCTTTTTCTATTTATCATTATGAATATtgatgtataaaaaaaaatatatgtgttatatatatgtttatttatttatttatatttaaaatatatatatatatatatatatatattatttttataatatatttatattattatgaaaaaataacaaaaaaaaaaaaaaaaattatgtatgggaatataaaattattattttattttattttatttttttctttttggattaataaaaaaatgtgtatTCTCTTTAATGtgatatttaataatatttaatttgttgTATCGttctcatatatatacacatatatgtatatatttattgtattattattatgaagctaaataaaaaattatggaaaataaaaatatttttatcttacaaaatatttattttatctcataaatggtataatatatatatatatatatatttttatttatttacatatatgtatatagtCTTaacttaaaaattaaaagtttAAGAAGATAAACACTTAAAATTTCATGTCAGCAAAAAATGTGATAAAAttttaagaaaaagaaaattagtaaataataaaacataacaCCTGACAAATTATGTGttaaacattttatattatttataagattgttattttatttattccaattattcaaatataaGTTCAAAATgattgaaaaaaatagatagcgttttatttttcttataataatcatatataatatatttttcctttttttttaccaaTCATATTATAAGCGTAagtatatacaaaaaaaaaaaaaaatacataagagaaaaaaagaataacagaaaattttttaaatgaagaagatgaaatatatattccttcCCTCAAGACAATTATCACACTTACAAAagtgaaatataaatattatatatatatatatatatatatatatttatatttaggaATAAAACTATTAAATCTTATTAATatcaaaatttataaaattcaataattatatatatattatatatatataattgtttaattgttaagtttttattttattttattttattttattttattttattttttatatttttttttttttttttttccccagtaaacattttgaaaaataatatatataaattatatgaaaaaaaaaaaaaaaaaaaaaaaaaaaaaaaattggacAAAAATATTCTGACTTgttcataaataaataaaaaaaaatatgaacaaataaataaaaacacacacacatatatatatacatatatacatatatatatatatatatttttatttttctcctatttttgtttctttgATTAATTTATGCTTTTAAATCTTTTTTAAGTGGTCCATAATATTTAACCTTTTCTTCACTAGTCTGGAATCTACCATGTCCAATTTTGGAGGAGGTATCAATAAATTTAAGTGAAACTTGAGCAAGTGCATCTCTTGAGACTTGAGGTACAATAGTTTTTCTTAAAGTGATTGGTCTTTTCCTGGTTCCAGCTACACAACCTTTTAATAAGAGAAAATCTTCATTAACAACACCATAGTGTGGAAAACCTCCCATGggtgtaatttttttttctgtaatATCAGCATCAGTGGATGCACTATTTTTATCAGTTTTTAATCCTATtctgtaaatttttttatttctttctgTTCTATGGAAATAACCTTTTTGACCATGTCTTGGGATTTGAAATTGTACTCTAGCTGGATGCCAAGCACCAATACAAGCAACTTTTCTTAAACCTCTGTGTGTTTTTCTTGGTAATCTTTTAACACCATATCTGCTTACAACACCTTTTGTACCATGTCCTTTGGTTACACTAATAACATCAATCATTTCATTAGGGTTAAAAACGGTAGATACAGGTAAGTTTTTTTCTAACATATCTTTAACAAATTCAAGTTTTTCTTTCATAGAACCACCATTAATTTGAACTTCCATAATATGAGCTTTTTTCATACGTAAGGGAGTTTTAGAAGGTTGAGTATGACATATAGCTCTTAATACAGTACAATATTTTtctattctttttaataaacaATTTTTTGTAGCTTCAGGAACATTTAATGATTTAGTAAAAGCTTTCTTCTCAGATTTATACCAGTTCTTATAATATCTTCTTCTAAATTCATCAGAAACATGATTAGCCCATACAGTACTTAAGATACGTAAACCTTTTGGTGTTTCTCTATATCCAACAATACCAACAACTACCATAGGAGCACATTCAATAATAGTACATGCTTCTACAATTTCTTTCTTATGTAATTTAGAACCTGGTTTATCTACTTCTCTAACAATATGTGTCATACCTGCTTTATATCCCATAAATGCTGTAAAATGTGGAGGCTTCTCTTTATCATCCTTTGGAAAGGAACGAATTTTTCCTCTTAATCTTTTGCATCTTTTCCTGGGTAAGAAACCTAAAGAACCGTGACGTGGCCTTTCGAATTTACGATGtgacattttttaaaataataatttataaataaacaagaaaaaaaaaatatatatatatattaaataaaaaattaaatattaccaaatatatatatatatatatattttttatatatgtaatatatataaatattaaataaaatttacttttaatattattttattattatcaatttttttttttttctttcttcttttttttttttttttttttttgtttcttaatataagaaa from Plasmodium sp. gorilla clade G2 genome assembly, chromosome: 10 includes the following:
- a CDS encoding topoisomerase, putative encodes the protein MMNCNTVNKKAILEAIEDFVLHIFAWFLDINVDIFKNNSDKKYSSKLFDKKLINLCRTLSVVELVNEIIMKDKSCTQREIYYKFYNIFSEQNQTNKHIKDVCNILGYERSSLNIYASEKGCIAGLLILKKGYEILNLSEHENGLMTNEFLLNVDKIESMANYIIVVEKYSVYQKLCENKIWNILPCILITGKGFPDLSTRKIVCELMHTFQLECVYVGDFDPHGIKIFLNYKEGIKSIDKEYLYACKNMKWIGMCSNDIMFFPKESLITLTKKEKNILQNLINNKNFLSTSQLKNEIIQMDRINYKFEIEAVQYLGMDFFIKKYLIKKILRKEWLT
- a CDS encoding DNA-directed RNA polymerase II, putative, yielding MYFVIEEWKNVIIKPSQLGPRYQQYIEDMLRNSVEGQCSVKYGYVICVIRIIHSEPGRVQDGTGMIVVKVKYQAIVFKPFKDEVLDAIVTDVNKLGFFAQAGPLKIFISRTAIPKYFEYSEDSHYPCFSSGDYNIKPQTTVRIKLQGIRYDLSNMFAIATINNEYLGCIESNTLQVM
- a CDS encoding centrin-3; translated protein: MINRKSESVSFTPRAITNRPISSNRRRGRNEITDEQKNEIKEAFDLFDTEKTGKIDYHELKVAIRALGFDIKKADVLELMREYDKTNSGHIDYNDFLDIMTQKISERDPTEEIIKAFKLFDDDDTGKISLKNLRRVSRELGENLSDDELQAMIDEFDKDMDGEISQEEFLSIMKQTSLY
- a CDS encoding 60S ribosomal protein L3; amino-acid sequence: MSHRKFERPRHGSLGFLPRKRCKRLRGKIRSFPKDDKEKPPHFTAFMGYKAGMTHIVREVDKPGSKLHKKEIVEACTIIECAPMVVVGIVGYRETPKGLRILSTVWANHVSDEFRRRYYKNWYKSEKKAFTKSLNVPEATKNCLLKRIEKYCTVLRAICHTQPSKTPLRMKKAHIMEVQINGGSMKEKLEFVKDMLEKNLPVSTVFNPNEMIDVISVTKGHGTKGVVSRYGVKRLPRKTHRGLRKVACIGAWHPARVQFQIPRHGQKGYFHRTERNKKIYRIGLKTDKNSASTDADITEKKITPMGGFPHYGVVNEDFLLLKGCVAGTRKRPITLRKTIVPQVSRDALAQVSLKFIDTSSKIGHGRFQTSEEKVKYYGPLKKDLKA